Proteins encoded in a region of the Salipiger sp. CCB-MM3 genome:
- a CDS encoding RNA methyltransferase encodes MPSETRQPAFVLVRPQMGENIGAASRAMWNFGLDRMRLVSPRDGWPNPSAVAMASGAGRLLDEAQLVETTAQAVEDCDLVFATTARMRGLTKPVYSPEQAMKEAAERIAQGGKVAVMFGPERAGLENSDVAVANALINVPVNPEFPSLNLAQCVLLCAYEWQRASTQIEAQRVEMAGAEWATGIEVEKLAEHYEERLSEAGFFFPDHKAESMKLTLRNLWSRMPLTREDVKTLHGVMRQMVRWKERG; translated from the coding sequence ATGCCAAGCGAGACGAGGCAGCCGGCGTTTGTGCTGGTGCGGCCGCAGATGGGCGAGAATATCGGCGCGGCGTCGCGCGCCATGTGGAACTTTGGTCTGGACCGGATGCGTCTGGTCAGCCCGCGCGATGGCTGGCCGAACCCTTCGGCGGTGGCCATGGCCTCGGGCGCGGGGCGGCTGCTGGACGAGGCGCAACTGGTCGAGACCACGGCGCAGGCGGTCGAGGATTGCGATCTGGTGTTCGCCACCACGGCGCGGATGCGTGGGCTCACCAAGCCGGTCTATTCGCCCGAGCAGGCGATGAAGGAAGCCGCCGAGCGCATCGCGCAGGGCGGCAAGGTGGCGGTGATGTTCGGCCCCGAGCGTGCCGGTCTGGAAAATTCCGATGTTGCCGTGGCCAATGCGCTGATCAACGTGCCGGTGAACCCCGAGTTTCCCTCGCTCAACCTTGCGCAATGCGTGCTGCTCTGCGCTTACGAATGGCAGCGGGCCTCGACGCAGATCGAGGCGCAGCGGGTCGAGATGGCGGGCGCCGAATGGGCCACCGGTATTGAGGTCGAGAAGCTGGCCGAGCATTACGAGGAGCGGCTGAGCGAGGCTGGGTTCTTCTTCCCGGACCATAAGGCCGAGAGCATGAAGCTGACGCTGCGCAACCTCTGGAGCCGCATGCCGCTGACCCGCGAAGACGTGAAGACCCTGCATGGGGTGATGCGCCAGATGGTGCGCTGGAAGGAACGCGGCTGA